The proteins below are encoded in one region of Streptomyces cyanogenus:
- a CDS encoding NACHT and WD repeat domain-containing protein, which yields MRRARRLQRGGETRECPYPGLVAFESAQADWFFGRDTETAELLVHLDEGLRGGGPLIVVAPSGAGKSSLLRAGVLPAIARGALPAAGSAQWPHMLFTPTASPMAALSAHLASATGIAPDLLGQALQSGPSACLTLLRKCLRTTAGSNGPPNKRLVVVVDQLEELFTLGSSEQDRHDFLDFLSALASIGSAGEEPIGLVVYGMRSDFYTPCADYPQLRGVLQDRQVLIGPMTRDGLRHAITIPAQATGLDIEPGLVELLLRDLGVRDGENHPSSGEDASAAHAYEAGRLPLLAHALRATWQQRHGHTLTVAGYQATGGIYRAVGTTAERVYNRLDSDAKQTANLLFMSLVKVGDGVNDTRKRLPRTQLLEIGSKSAVIDPIIEAFTEARLLTVQGNSVEITHEALLGAWPRLQRWIKADRAGHIIRQELEEVATSWSRSHQDAGMLYRGHRLETVRTWAKAHRDRLSTAATEFLAASSAQERRTIRLRRVLIAMLTTLALIASGAAVVAFQQRATAQAQRDIAVSRQITVEADRLRDGQPSLAALFDIAAYRWRPQDSGVYTRLITNASATLSTPLAPSTGGQTWSAVFSPHGRTLATIGTDHKVRLWNVSSPVRSTLLGPALTGNKGVLWWLAFSPNGRVVAGAGSDGRVWLWKVTDPAHPVSMGRNLTLKITGSNSMAFSPDGRMLATAESDGSVRLWDVADPVHPTSLASVSSGNKPGFPSISDITSVTFSPDGRVLAAAEGDSNGVVQLWDLADPAKPTPLGKPLSGSMSRVEEMKFSPNGRLFAIASNDGVVRIWNTANVTKPKQLKKRLSEPVIGSHALAFSPDGRLLATATFDGTVRIFSMGDPSAPEALTNPLTGHKGIWWMVFSPDGHTLASAGSDGAVLLWKLPKRVISSFSGVVSSLDFSPDGHTLATVGTGSGDELTLWNVTDPAHPISRGSLTYSDRIKLVAFSPDRRTLATGGEDLIVRLWNVADPSRPSKLADLRIGHTGSINSLAFSPDGRTLATAGFREVQLWNVADPTHAAPLGKPLSGHTGSVNSLAFSPDGRTLATAGDDGAVRLWNVADPTHAAPLGKPLSGHAVSLNNLVVNSLTFSPDGHTLATAGADLSVRLWNVADPSRPSKLADLRSGHTGRINSLAFSPDGRTLATAGADLTIRLWNMAKRVPFGPPVTGHASLVTSVRFSPDGHTLASAGLDGTVRLWETDIGQAVAYICNTVQGGLTQRDWQRQFPDIPFRAPCP from the coding sequence GTGCGCCGAGCACGCCGTCTCCAGCGGGGTGGCGAAACGCGGGAATGCCCGTACCCGGGCCTGGTGGCTTTCGAATCAGCACAGGCAGACTGGTTTTTCGGGCGAGACACGGAGACTGCAGAGCTGCTTGTTCACTTGGACGAAGGCCTGCGGGGTGGCGGCCCCTTAATAGTGGTCGCGCCGTCTGGTGCAGGAAAGTCCTCACTACTACGGGCTGGCGTACTACCGGCCATCGCTAGAGGGGCTCTGCCCGCTGCTGGGTCAGCGCAGTGGCCCCACATGCTGTTCACTCCTACTGCTAGCCCAATGGCCGCCTTGTCCGCACACCTAGCGAGCGCGACCGGGATCGCCCCAGATCTGCTCGGCCAGGCACTGCAGTCCGGTCCGTCCGCGTGCTTGACCCTGTTGCGTAAGTGCTTGAGGACAACAGCGGGCAGCAACGGCCCGCCGAACAAACGGCTGGTGGTCGTCGTCGACCAACTTGAGGAGCTGTTCACCCTCGGCTCAAGTGAGCAAGACCGGCATGACTTCCTCGATTTTCTCTCTGCGCTGGCGAGCATCGGATCAGCTGGTGAAGAACCAATTGGGCTGGTGGTGTACGGGATGCGTTCCGACTTCTACACCCCATGCGCCGACTATCCACAGCTACGAGGAGTTCTGCAGGACCGCCAGGTCCTGATCGGGCCTATGACTCGAGACGGGCTTCGTCACGCGATAACAATCCCTGCCCAAGCAACGGGTTTGGACATTGAGCCGGGCCTCGTTGAGTTGCTACTGCGCGACCTCGGAGTACGCGATGGTGAAAATCACCCGAGCAGCGGCGAGGACGCAAGTGCCGCGCATGCGTATGAGGCCGGACGTCTCCCCTTGCTGGCCCATGCCCTGCGAGCCACCTGGCAGCAACGGCACGGTCACACTCTCACCGTGGCCGGCTACCAGGCCACGGGCGGAATCTACCGAGCCGTCGGCACAACTGCAGAACGGGTGTACAACAGACTGGATTCTGACGCTAAGCAGACGGCCAACTTGCTCTTCATGAGCCTCGTCAAGGTCGGAGACGGCGTCAACGACACTCGCAAACGCTTGCCCCGTACCCAGTTACTTGAGATTGGCAGTAAGTCAGCCGTCATCGACCCGATAATTGAAGCCTTCACCGAGGCCCGCCTGCTGACTGTGCAGGGGAACAGCGTGGAGATAACCCATGAAGCCCTGCTAGGCGCCTGGCCGCGGCTGCAACGATGGATCAAGGCTGACCGGGCAGGCCACATCATCCGACAAGAACTCGAAGAAGTGGCCACCAGTTGGAGTCGGTCCCACCAGGATGCTGGCATGCTCTATCGGGGACACCGGCTAGAGACAGTCCGCACCTGGGCAAAGGCACATCGCGATCGACTAAGCACCGCAGCGACGGAGTTCCTAGCAGCCTCAAGCGCGCAGGAGCGTCGCACAATCAGGCTGCGCCGCGTGCTGATCGCCATGCTGACCACTTTGGCCTTGATCGCATCAGGCGCTGCGGTAGTCGCCTTCCAGCAGCGCGCCACAGCACAAGCTCAGCGCGACATCGCCGTTTCCAGACAGATCACCGTCGAGGCAGATAGGCTGCGCGACGGTCAGCCATCTCTCGCTGCCCTCTTCGACATTGCCGCCTACCGCTGGCGCCCACAGGACTCTGGTGTGTATACGCGCCTCATTACCAATGCAAGCGCCACTCTGTCGACGCCCCTCGCGCCGTCCACCGGCGGCCAGACGTGGTCAGCGGTATTCAGCCCTCACGGACGCACTCTCGCCACCATTGGCACTGATCACAAAGTGCGACTCTGGAACGTGTCCAGCCCAGTTCGCTCCACCTTGCTTGGCCCGGCGCTGACTGGCAACAAAGGTGTTCTTTGGTGGCTGGCGTTTAGTCCCAACGGGCGTGTAGTGGCCGGCGCTGGTAGCGACGGGAGGGTCTGGCTGTGGAAAGTCACTGATCCGGCTCATCCAGTCTCCATGGGTCGTAACTTGACCCTGAAGATCACAGGTAGCAACTCCATGGCGTTCAGTCCGGATGGACGCATGCTCGCTACGGCCGAAAGTGACGGGAGCGTGCGGTTGTGGGACGTTGCCGATCCCGTTCACCCAACTTCCCTTGCTTCGGTGTCGAGCGGCAACAAGCCCGGCTTCCCGTCAATTTCCGACATCACTTCAGTAACGTTCAGTCCCGATGGACGCGTCTTAGCGGCTGCAGAAGGCGACAGTAACGGAGTAGTGCAGCTATGGGATTTGGCTGACCCAGCGAAGCCAACACCACTTGGTAAACCTCTGAGCGGCAGCATGAGCCGCGTGGAAGAAATGAAATTCAGTCCTAATGGCCGCCTCTTCGCCATCGCCTCAAACGATGGAGTGGTTCGAATTTGGAACACAGCAAACGTAACCAAGCCGAAACAGCTCAAAAAACGTCTGTCTGAACCAGTCATTGGCAGTCACGCCCTTGCCTTCAGTCCTGATGGACGACTCCTGGCCACTGCCACATTTGACGGAACAGTTCGTATCTTCAGCATGGGCGATCCATCTGCCCCTGAAGCACTTACCAATCCGCTAACTGGCCACAAAGGCATATGGTGGATGGTGTTCAGCCCAGACGGACACACTCTCGCCAGCGCCGGAAGCGATGGGGCAGTTCTCCTGTGGAAGCTTCCCAAAAGGGTCATCAGCAGTTTCTCAGGCGTTGTCAGTTCGTTGGACTTCAGTCCGGATGGGCACACGCTCGCCACCGTTGGCACCGGCAGCGGTGACGAGTTGACTCTGTGGAATGTGACCGATCCGGCTCACCCGATTTCTCGTGGCTCGCTCACCTACTCGGACCGTATCAAATTGGTCGCGTTCAGCCCGGATAGACGCACCCTCGCCACCGGCGGTGAGGACCTCATAGTTCGATTGTGGAACGTGGCCGATCCCTCTCGCCCCAGCAAACTGGCCGATCTCCGGATCGGCCACACGGGCAGCATTAACTCCCTGGCTTTTAGCCCAGACGGACGCACCCTCGCCACCGCCGGTTTCCGAGAGGTACAGCTCTGGAACGTGGCCGATCCGACGCACGCAGCCCCCCTCGGTAAGCCCTTGAGCGGCCACACGGGCAGCGTCAACTCCCTGGCTTTTAGCCCAGACGGACGCACTCTCGCCACTGCTGGGGACGACGGGGCCGTCCGGTTGTGGAACGTGGCCGATCCGACGCACGCAGCCCCCCTCGGTAAGCCCTTGAGCGGCCACGCGGTAAGCCTCAACAATCTGGTGGTCAACTCCCTGACATTTAGCCCAGACGGGCACACTCTCGCCACCGCTGGTGCCGACCTCTCAGTTCGGTTGTGGAACGTGGCCGATCCATCTCGCCCGAGCAAACTGGCCGATCTCCGGAGCGGCCACACGGGCAGGATTAACTCCCTGGCTTTTAGCCCAGACGGACGCACCCTTGCCACCGCCGGTGCCGACCTCACAATTCGGTTGTGGAACATGGCAAAGCGCGTCCCATTCGGTCCACCAGTAACTGGGCATGCATCACTCGTTACTTCGGTGAGGTTCAGTCCCGACGGACACACCTTGGCCAGTGCTGGCCTCGATGGAACAGTGCGACTATGGGAGACGGATATTGGCCAAGCCGTCGCATACATCTGTAACACGGTTCAGGGCGGCCTCACACAGAGGGATTGGCAACGGCAGTTCCCAGACATTCCCTTCAGAGCACCATGCCCATAA
- a CDS encoding transposase family protein, whose translation MLIATREGDRRCKLPPHRRALVALVYLRRHDTLARIAEAFGISVGTAHAYVTAVTALLAEQAPGLLKTLRAHDPDFVLLDGTLAECDRVGDRKADYSSKHKRHGVNIQGVTDPAGEILWLSPALPGRTHDLTAARTHKILRICARQGVPILADMAYIGAGDWVTTAKRRPPRGELTLTERTENRALSAARAPVERGMARLKSWQIFGRSRISPNRMSVITKAVLILEGQR comes from the coding sequence ATGCTCATCGCCACCCGTGAGGGTGACCGGCGGTGCAAACTTCCACCGCACCGCCGTGCGCTGGTCGCACTCGTGTACCTGCGCCGCCACGACACCCTCGCCCGTATCGCCGAGGCCTTCGGGATATCCGTCGGCACCGCCCACGCCTACGTCACCGCGGTCACCGCTCTGCTGGCCGAGCAGGCGCCGGGCCTGCTGAAGACACTGCGCGCACACGACCCGGACTTCGTCCTCCTGGACGGCACGCTCGCAGAGTGCGACCGCGTCGGCGACAGGAAAGCCGACTACTCCTCAAAACACAAGCGGCATGGAGTGAACATACAAGGCGTCACGGACCCAGCCGGCGAGATTCTGTGGTTGTCTCCGGCGTTACCGGGCCGGACCCACGACCTCACAGCCGCCCGCACTCACAAGATCCTCCGGATCTGCGCGCGCCAGGGCGTTCCGATCCTCGCCGACATGGCCTACATCGGTGCGGGCGACTGGGTCACCACCGCCAAGCGCCGCCCGCCCCGCGGCGAGCTCACCCTCACCGAGCGGACCGAGAACCGGGCCCTGTCAGCGGCCCGGGCACCTGTCGAACGAGGCATGGCGCGGCTGAAGTCCTGGCAGATCTTCGGTAGATCCCGCATCAGCCCCAACCGCATGAGCGTCATCACCAAAGCCGTCCTCATCCTGGAGGGGCAACGCTGA
- a CDS encoding winged helix-turn-helix transcriptional regulator: MEEGTLKSPRHCSGTDDYNILQWDVREGCEVRQILDRVADKWSLLVIALLENRSLRFTQLRHSIEGISQRMLTVTLRQLERDGLVRRTVHPVVPPRVDYELTPLGVTLHDTIQALVAWTEEHQEEIAVARAEYDRRTEVSEEAS, from the coding sequence ATGGAAGAAGGCACTTTAAAGTCACCGAGGCACTGCTCGGGTACCGACGACTACAACATCCTTCAGTGGGACGTCCGCGAGGGCTGCGAGGTCCGCCAGATCCTGGACCGCGTCGCCGACAAGTGGTCGCTTCTGGTCATAGCGCTGCTGGAGAACCGCAGTCTGCGCTTCACCCAGTTACGCCACAGCATCGAGGGCATCAGCCAGCGGATGCTCACGGTGACCCTGCGTCAACTGGAGCGGGACGGACTGGTGCGCCGTACGGTCCACCCGGTGGTGCCGCCCCGGGTGGACTACGAACTGACGCCGCTGGGCGTCACGCTGCACGACACGATCCAGGCGCTGGTGGCCTGGACCGAGGAGCACCAGGAGGAGATCGCGGTGGCCCGCGCCGAGTACGACCGGCGTACGGAGGTCAGCGAGGAGGCCTCCTGA
- a CDS encoding MFS transporter, which produces MNGRAWGVLFVLCGAIFLEGIDVAMLNVALPSIRDDLGMSTGTLQWVMSAYVLGYGGFMLLGGRAADLFGRRRMFVFWLVVFLLFSGLGGLATEGWMLLVARFVTGVAAAFMAPAGLSIITTGFAEGPQRNKALLVYSGTAAGGFSIGLVVGGLLTAVSWRWVFFAPVILSAVLLLAAVALIPKSPRPDRQGRPVDLTGAVTVTGAILLLVFAVERATHVDAAWTIGTVAASLLLFVAFTVVERRSAAPLVRLGLFRHGGLVRANLAALLFSGGFFGFQFIVTLYLQELRGWSTLQTSFAMIVIGVDTVLSPTLTPKLVEKFGNARVMFGGLVLASLAYALMLPLQVDWSYALMFPSLLVLGLAFSLAYGPLTIAGTEGIEEEEQGVAGGLLYTSFQFGAALGLSAAAAVDIGATDGSSPAALLDGYKAALFVPLVAALGAALISTFGLRERADDVTGAPAPASVEV; this is translated from the coding sequence ATGAACGGGCGCGCTTGGGGCGTGCTGTTCGTGCTGTGCGGCGCGATCTTCCTGGAAGGCATCGACGTGGCCATGCTCAACGTGGCCCTCCCGTCGATCCGTGACGACCTCGGGATGTCCACCGGCACGCTGCAGTGGGTCATGAGCGCCTACGTCCTCGGCTACGGCGGGTTCATGCTGCTCGGCGGCCGGGCCGCGGACCTCTTCGGCCGGCGCCGGATGTTCGTGTTCTGGCTGGTGGTGTTCCTGCTGTTCTCCGGCCTGGGCGGGCTGGCGACCGAGGGCTGGATGCTGCTCGTCGCCCGGTTCGTCACCGGTGTCGCCGCGGCCTTCATGGCCCCGGCCGGTCTGTCGATCATCACCACCGGCTTCGCCGAGGGCCCGCAGCGCAACAAGGCCCTGCTGGTGTACTCCGGCACCGCCGCCGGCGGCTTCTCCATCGGTCTGGTCGTCGGCGGTCTGCTCACCGCGGTCAGCTGGCGATGGGTGTTCTTCGCCCCGGTGATCCTCTCGGCGGTCCTCCTGCTCGCCGCCGTCGCCCTCATCCCCAAGTCGCCCCGCCCCGACCGGCAGGGCCGGCCCGTCGACCTGACCGGCGCCGTCACCGTGACCGGCGCGATCCTGCTGCTCGTGTTCGCCGTCGAGCGCGCCACGCACGTCGACGCGGCCTGGACCATCGGCACGGTCGCCGCCAGCCTCCTGCTGTTCGTCGCCTTCACGGTCGTCGAGCGCAGGTCGGCGGCGCCGCTGGTGCGGCTCGGCCTGTTCCGGCACGGCGGACTCGTCCGCGCCAACCTCGCCGCGCTGCTCTTCTCCGGCGGTTTCTTCGGCTTCCAGTTCATCGTCACGCTGTACCTGCAGGAACTGCGCGGCTGGTCCACCCTGCAGACCAGCTTCGCGATGATCGTGATCGGCGTCGACACGGTGCTCTCGCCGACCCTCACCCCCAAGCTGGTCGAGAAGTTCGGCAACGCCCGGGTCATGTTCGGCGGACTGGTGCTGGCCTCCCTGGCCTACGCCCTGATGCTGCCGCTCCAGGTGGACTGGAGCTACGCGCTGATGTTCCCGAGCCTGCTCGTGCTGGGCCTGGCCTTCTCCCTCGCGTACGGCCCGCTCACCATCGCCGGCACCGAGGGCATCGAGGAGGAGGAGCAGGGCGTCGCCGGCGGTCTGCTGTACACCAGCTTCCAGTTCGGTGCCGCGCTCGGCCTGTCCGCGGCCGCCGCCGTCGACATCGGGGCCACCGACGGCTCCTCGCCCGCGGCGCTCCTCGACGGCTACAAGGCGGCCCTGTTCGTGCCGCTGGTCGCCGCGCTCGGCGCCGCCCTGATCAGCACCTTCGGTCTGCGCGAGCGCGCGGACGACGTGACCGGCGCACCCGCGCCCGCCTCGGTCGAGGTCTAG
- a CDS encoding pyridoxamine 5'-phosphate oxidase family protein, with translation MATKVDSFSEIADKFFEYIGDIRYCTMITVDKKSRPRARVLLPVWEVVDGRPVGWLAAYKTPVKVAHLANNPQTTYSYWNPRQNAVFVDSVSTWAEDMENRTYAWNLYQKGSPAGVGYDPYNFWSGGPADPKYHVLRIDPWRVQVLRGSDLSSRIWTDESHR, from the coding sequence ATGGCGACCAAGGTCGACTCGTTTTCCGAGATCGCCGACAAGTTCTTCGAGTACATCGGTGACATCCGTTACTGCACCATGATCACGGTCGACAAGAAGTCCCGTCCGAGGGCCCGTGTCCTGCTGCCCGTCTGGGAAGTCGTCGACGGCAGACCCGTGGGCTGGCTCGCCGCGTACAAGACGCCGGTGAAGGTGGCGCACCTGGCGAACAATCCCCAGACGACGTACTCGTACTGGAATCCCCGGCAGAACGCCGTATTCGTCGACAGTGTCTCGACCTGGGCCGAGGACATGGAGAACAGGACCTACGCCTGGAATCTTTATCAGAAGGGAAGTCCGGCCGGCGTCGGATACGACCCCTACAACTTCTGGAGCGGCGGCCCGGCCGACCCGAAATACCATGTCCTGCGCATCGACCCGTGGCGCGTCCAGGTACTGCGCGGTTCGGACCTCAGCAGCCGGATCTGGACGGACGAGAGCCACCGCTGA
- a CDS encoding GAF and ANTAR domain-containing protein has protein sequence MDRLDRHRHALDMIDWLLETASLREFLQHLIDDAVSATDAEGCGVTLRRRQRPLTVVSTGGVADKLDEKQYGQDDGPCLQALRTGEVVHVPDVLEETRWGSYPRFAAGLGVRSSLSLPIPVRTHTAGALNFYAAGPDAFCAADRQTLAMIAAQAGGGIALAQRLADAEQFTRDLQTALASRSVIDQAIGSVMQQQHCTAEEAFDLLRRLSQETNVKLRDVCTRLLTGIAGRPPTGQSPLRPRP, from the coding sequence GTGGACCGACTCGACCGTCATCGGCACGCACTCGACATGATCGACTGGCTGCTGGAAACCGCCTCCTTGCGCGAGTTCCTGCAGCACCTGATCGACGATGCGGTCAGTGCCACGGACGCGGAGGGCTGCGGTGTGACACTGCGGCGGCGGCAGCGCCCGTTGACCGTCGTGAGCACCGGGGGAGTGGCGGACAAGCTGGACGAGAAGCAGTACGGCCAGGACGACGGACCCTGTCTGCAGGCCCTGCGCACCGGCGAGGTCGTGCACGTGCCCGACGTCCTGGAGGAAACACGGTGGGGGTCCTATCCGCGCTTCGCGGCCGGCCTCGGCGTCCGTTCCTCGCTGTCCCTGCCGATTCCGGTGCGCACCCACACGGCCGGGGCGCTGAACTTCTACGCCGCCGGCCCCGACGCCTTCTGCGCGGCCGACCGGCAGACGCTGGCAATGATCGCCGCGCAGGCGGGCGGCGGCATCGCGCTCGCCCAGCGACTGGCCGACGCGGAGCAGTTCACCCGCGACCTGCAGACCGCGCTCGCGTCCCGCAGCGTCATCGACCAGGCCATCGGCAGCGTCATGCAGCAACAGCACTGCACCGCGGAGGAGGCGTTCGATCTGTTGCGCCGGTTGTCCCAGGAGACCAACGTCAAGCTCCGTGACGTCTGCACACGCCTGCTGACCGGCATCGCCGGCCGGCCGCCCACCGGGCAGTCCCCCTTGCGGCCCCGCCCCTGA